Proteins from a single region of Bos javanicus breed banteng chromosome 7, ARS-OSU_banteng_1.0, whole genome shotgun sequence:
- the SMIM32 gene encoding small integral membrane protein 32 codes for MYGDVFNTTGGPEAAVGGALALAATVKAEGALPLELATARGMRDGAAAKPDLPTYLLLFFLLLLSVALVILFIGCQLRHSAFAALPHDRSLRDARAPWKMRPV; via the coding sequence ATGTACGGCGACGTGTTCAACACCACGGGCGGCCCCGAGGCGGCGGTAGGCGGCGCGCTGGCGCTGGCAGCCACGGTCAAGGCGGAGGGCGCTTTGCCGCTGGAGCTGGCCACCGCGCGCGGGATGCGGGACGGTGCGGCCGCCAAGCCCGACCTGCCCACCTACCTACTGctcttcttcctgctgctgctctccGTGGCGCTCGTCATCCTCTTTATCGGCTGCCAGCTGCGCCACTCGGCCTTCGCCGCTCTGCCCCACGACCGCTCTCTGCGGGACGCGCGCGCGCCCTGGAAGATGCGGCCGGTGTAG